The following proteins are co-located in the Blattabacterium sp. (Blatta orientalis) str. Tarazona genome:
- a CDS encoding inorganic phosphate transporter — translation MKLFYPSIIVILFVLSIFDLIVGLINDAVNFLNSAIGSKVASRKIIMIFASLGILLGAFLSSGMMEVARKGVFDPSYFHFSDLTFIFLAVMISDIILLDVFNTLGLPTSTTVSMVFCLLGGAFSIAMIKIASPLSNEPLHYLSQYIKAEKTLTIGVGIFLSILISFFSGAFIHYFIRFLLSFEYKSRLKYVGVIWAAISLSSMTYFLIVRGLHSTLKGFMEDNLTGFSLLIQHFIKCIHHHFFVFLLVLFSTWTLVAKIFVSLGYNILKFVVLYGTFSLAMAFAGNDLVNFIGIPIASIQSYNIWKEAGSPPAERFNMKSLSGNVQVPSIVLIFAGIIMILTLWFSKKTKTIVSTEINLSRQNEGTEKFLSNSLARGIVRFFLYFGNKFFKLFPKRFLVKIEKNFKQKIQNENVAFDLVRASANLTISSILISIATVQKLPLSTTFVTFMVSMGTSLSDRAWDRESAVYRVSGVLKVIRGWFLTGLIAFTMAGITASFLFFLKAWALIFFMFLIGFVFYKSYKNYQKGLSKKFEDQRKIFGTDELTLGKTLNKTMDILVPILESIENIYKNSIEGITKEDLKSLQYSRKHFLKVKESFTSIQNSLILVIRKTKNSEPIAGRLYMRIYNKIKEIIESSDVITNRTLFHVSNSHKPLKYKQKKIY, via the coding sequence ATGAAACTTTTTTATCCCTCAATTATAGTGATCCTTTTTGTCTTATCTATTTTTGATCTTATTGTAGGTTTAATTAATGACGCAGTCAATTTTCTCAATTCTGCTATTGGATCTAAAGTAGCTTCTCGTAAAATCATCATGATTTTTGCTAGTTTAGGTATTTTATTGGGAGCTTTTTTATCCAGTGGAATGATGGAAGTAGCAAGAAAAGGGGTTTTTGATCCGTCTTATTTTCATTTTTCAGATCTAACCTTTATTTTCTTAGCTGTTATGATATCCGATATTATTTTATTGGATGTTTTTAACACTTTAGGATTACCTACTTCTACTACAGTCTCTATGGTTTTTTGCTTATTAGGTGGAGCTTTTAGTATAGCTATGATAAAAATAGCTTCCCCATTAAGTAATGAACCGCTTCATTATTTAAGTCAATACATTAAAGCGGAAAAAACATTGACCATTGGAGTAGGAATTTTTTTATCTATTCTAATTTCTTTTTTTTCAGGAGCTTTCATTCATTATTTCATACGATTTTTATTAAGTTTTGAATATAAAAGTAGATTAAAATATGTAGGAGTAATATGGGCGGCTATTTCATTGAGTAGTATGACTTATTTTTTGATTGTAAGAGGTCTACATAGTACTTTGAAAGGGTTCATGGAAGATAATTTGACAGGATTCTCTTTATTGATTCAACATTTTATCAAGTGCATACATCATCATTTTTTTGTTTTTTTACTGGTCTTATTTTCCACATGGACTCTTGTGGCAAAGATATTTGTTTCTTTAGGATATAATATCTTAAAATTTGTTGTATTATATGGAACCTTCTCTTTAGCCATGGCTTTTGCAGGAAATGATTTAGTAAACTTTATAGGAATTCCTATAGCTAGTATACAATCTTATAATATATGGAAAGAAGCAGGAAGTCCTCCTGCCGAAAGATTTAATATGAAAAGTTTATCTGGAAATGTACAGGTCCCATCTATAGTTTTAATTTTTGCAGGTATAATTATGATATTGACGCTTTGGTTTTCTAAAAAAACAAAAACCATCGTTAGCACAGAAATTAATTTAAGTAGACAAAATGAAGGGACCGAAAAATTTTTATCTAATTCTTTAGCAAGAGGAATTGTTCGATTTTTTTTATATTTTGGGAATAAATTTTTCAAATTATTTCCAAAAAGATTCCTAGTAAAAATAGAAAAAAATTTTAAGCAAAAAATACAAAATGAAAACGTTGCTTTTGACTTAGTTAGAGCTTCTGCAAATTTAACCATATCTAGTATATTGATATCTATAGCTACCGTTCAGAAACTCCCACTATCAACTACTTTTGTCACTTTTATGGTTTCTATGGGGACTTCTCTTTCAGATAGAGCCTGGGATCGAGAAAGCGCCGTTTACAGAGTTTCAGGAGTATTAAAAGTTATAAGAGGTTGGTTTTTAACAGGTTTAATCGCTTTTACCATGGCAGGAATTACAGCGTCTTTTTTGTTTTTTTTAAAAGCATGGGCCCTTATATTTTTTATGTTTTTAATTGGTTTTGTTTTTTACAAGAGTTATAAAAACTATCAGAAAGGGCTATCTAAAAAATTTGAAGATCAAAGAAAAATTTTTGGAACCGATGAGCTGACTTTAGGGAAAACTTTAAACAAAACTATGGATATTTTAGTACCTATCCTGGAATCAATCGAAAATATTTATAAAAATAGTATAGAAGGGATAACTAAAGAAGATTTAAAAAGCCTTCAATATAGTAGGAAGCACTTTTTAAAAGTAAAAGAAAGTTTTACGAGCATCCAGAACTCTTTAATTCTAGTGATTAGAAAAACGAAAAACAGTGAACCTATTGCTGGGAGACTTTATATGCGAATATACAATAAAATTAAAGAGATCATTGAATCTTCCGATGTGATTACTAATCGCACTTTATTTCATGTGAGTAATAGTCATAAACCTTTAAAATACAAGCAAAAAAAAATTTATTGA